Below is a window of Gossypium hirsutum isolate 1008001.06 chromosome A12, Gossypium_hirsutum_v2.1, whole genome shotgun sequence DNA.
CCAGATCCCGGATTCTATTAAAAGAAACCAATGCTCTCTATTATGGAGGGCACTTTCTAAGATATGGCCACTCCTTAGAGATAATATTGCCTGGTCTATAGGAGACGGTGCTACTGCTCGATGTTGGAAAGATCCTTGGATTCCAGGTATGGGccctttaatttcaaaaattcacCATCCTGCTAACCTTGATTTGGATTGTTGTGTTAGGGAGATGGTCAACCCAGATGGTAGCTGGAATTTGGATTTATTTCGTGCCAGGGTGcctgaaattataataaatagaaTTGTCAGCATTCCTCCTCCTCACCCTCACTCTGGTTCGGATTGGATTATTTGGACTCAGTCCACGTCTGGTGTCTTCTCAGTTCGTAGTGCTTATTGGCGTTTGAAAGAGAATTCTTGGAATCCTCAGGAGGATCACTGGAAGATTGTTTGGAAATATCGAGGTCCTCAGAGAGTACGAGTCTTCCTTTGGCTTGCTTTCAATCAAAAACTTCTTACAAATTCGGAACGAGCTAGAAGGGGAATATATCATTGTAGCTCTTGTTCTATATGCGGACATGATATTGAAGATTTGATCCATGTTCTTAGAGATTGTCCTTCCGCGCAAGAAGTGTGGCGGCTTGTGATTCCTGATCAGTTAAAACAAAGGTTTTTTTCCGTTTCCTTTCAGGATTGGCTTTTCCTTAACCTTTGTTTTAATGAAAGATTGCAGGTTTATGGTCTCACGTGGTCTTGCCTCTTTGGATTACTCGTTTGGCGTATATGGAAGAATAGAAATCTATACATTTTCCAGCACATATCTTGGACAGCAGCGGAAGTGATAAAAGTCTCTTGTTGTTGGGGCCGTCACTACACCTTCTATACTGAAGATCAATCTAAGAGCAAGCCGGGCTATTCCTTGATAAACAATTCAGCTGACAATTGGGTGTTTTTATTCACTGATGGAGCTGTAGCAAGAGATTCTGGCCATGCTGCATCAGGAGGAGTGGCTCAGGACCATGATGGAAATTGGATAGTGGGTTTTAACCGTTTCCTTGGCATGTGCTCCCCTTTCGAAGCTGAAGTTTGGGCTATTCTTGACGGGATCCTCATTCTTCTTAATAAGGGTTATAAACGTTTCATTATTATGACAGATAATCTGGAAGTTGCTGAGATCTTGTCTAATATGGAATTGGAAGACTCAGGGATTACTGTGCTCCGGAGAACTCTTCGTATTTTGCATTCAGCAGGGGAGTGGAGGATAAAGCACATTCCAAGAATTCAAAATTTGGTAGCAGATCGTCTCGCTAAACTCGGTTTAAGTTGGAAATCAAGCTTACAAATTATGGATGAGGCTCCCAAGGATTTTTTAGATTCAATTCAAGCAGATAAAACGAATGGTTGCTTTATGTAACTGATgttttttttcaccaaaaaaaaaaaaaagctcatgGCTTCGAACTCAGACAATGGGAACTAAAGTATATATGCATTTGTACATAGTAATGAAATAATAAACTTGCAAGAAGAAGATGCAGCaatgaataagaagaagaagaataagaagaagaagcttACTGTAAAGAAGAGGCTACCGAGACTGCAAATGAATAAGCAAAAATGAAGAAGCTGAGCTAAGCTTGAGGCTAGCTGGAGGTGGCCGACAGACAACTGGGATTTGGGTGGATCAGTGGAGGTGGATCGGTGGAGGTGGTGGTGAGCTGAGCTAGGGATTTGGGTTTTGGAAAtgggaaaaagggaaaaagggGAGGAAGGCAGCAGCACGAAATGATAAAATGAAAGtgggaaaaaaaagagagtaaagtTAAAAGacttaaagttaaaaataaaaaatgattaaaaataataatttaatataaaattcgggccgggcccgaaCCAAAAAAAATCTTAACTAGGGCCCGGCCCTTTTTCTAAACGGGCATCGTTTTTTGCCCAagctcatttttcgggcctatatttttacccaaaccctcctatTTTTTGAACGGGCCTTCGAGCTGAGCCAGGCTGcccagcccatgatcacctctactcaactttcataaatttttattttaagaactgaaaataaaaaattacaaattgggCACTGCGATTAACAaccattttcattttagtcaccaattttaataagttttcattttggtcattcctattaattcaatgttattatacactcattttagtcacccaactttaataatttttcattttgatcactcatttactttttaaaaattaatcttacttttcttaaaaaattacaacAAATTGAGTTATTCAATTGTGAAGATAAAACTCAAGTTTTTTGGTGTAACTCAATTTTTTTACACAGACCCATATTTCTAAAAACTAAagttaattctaaaaaaaaaataaaattaaaaagataaaatgatttCTCTCAGTAAAAACCCAAGTAATTTAatgtagaatatgaagtttttccttttatttgaaaaacaaactaaaattatttctaaaatgataagtaaattaaaaagataaattggTTTTCCCAATAAAAATCTAGATAGTTTTCtgtaaaatttcacttttttctcttttactagaaaaaaaagaattaaattaattctaaagaaagaattaaaggagaaaataaagataaaatgatTTTCCTTCTAAAATTCTAAGTTTTTTCTTGTAAAAACACAGATAATTCCTTATAAAactttaggtttttcttttttacaataaaaaataaattaaattctaaaataataaattttaaaaagataaaatgagtgaccaaaataaaaatttattaaagttgagtgactgaaataaatgtaaaataatattgaataaaCAACATATAACTAAAATGAAAGTTTATTAAAGATgtctaatttataaatattttatttttggtgttcaaaataaaaatttatgaaaattagatGACCAACTGTATAGTTTAAATGATAaacttttttccaaaaataccttatttaaaaaaaaatcaaacaagcTGGTTATTTTTATTCCATCACTgccaaataattatttttcattttcattcaaaataactaaCTGTATTTTTTTCTTGGGTAATTTACCAAAGTAGTCACTTGTGTTTGCcctaagttacattttagtcacttatgtttgaaatgttacgttttagtcacttatgttattattttgttacgaagtgatcactctactgttaggttccgttatctctctaacggtaatcccctacgtggcagtccaactagattttaagtgccaacttggatttctaaatgggatgaaaatagatttttaattaaaaatttaattaattaaaatttttaaacctaaaccttaactaaaaaatttgttcatctcctctttttaatttttcttccatctcttcttttttcaatgctttttttttctcatttgactggaaaaactattattaagattgaaatagttgaaattaaatTGACTGCTTCATATAGATGGATTCAATGGAGGGTTCAGGTATGTCTTCTTTGCATTCCtctatctcttttattcaatactgaaaaacaaaagattagattttttattgtttaatgaaaaccctaaattgaaattcttgatattttcttctactttttgaaattgtttgtaaacatgtattttattttgcgTCAGTAGACATCCCATAAAATACAACCAGAAACATGTTTTCATGAACATGTTTCATTCaagcaaattttaaaattttcagaaaaggGCTGTTACTTTCACTGTTCTTGttcataattattatattttctagTTCTTTCACAGTTCTTGAATAATTGGtttctcaatcaattttttttatctgaATCAACTTGTATGTTCACAATCTCTTTGTGGGTATTCCAGATTATTCTTTCTTATTGctgatttcaactattttgatcttaataataatttttccagtcaaatgaaaaaaaaccattgaaaaaaataagagacagaagaaaaattaaaaagaggagaTGAACATTAAGATttaggtttgaaaattttaattaattaaatatttttaattaaaaatttattttcatcccatttaaaaatccaagttggcacctacaatctagttggactgccacctAGGATTACCGCtagagagataacggaacttaatggtagagtgatcatttcgtaacaaaataataacataagtgactaaaacgtaacattttaaatataagtgactaaaatgtaacttgagacaaacaaaagttactatttttgtagattaaccttttttttcttttgggagAGACTGTAATTCCAATTCATCTGCCGTGTCAAGTAAAAGTTGTATGGAAATTCTCATagcagtatttaaaaaaaaaaaatccagaaTCGCCAGTGAAGCTCTCGACCGTGGATTAGCCCGGGCGGTCCCTTATTGCACTGCCCTGTGCCTAGCCCTCGTTTCACCCACTTTTTGTTTTTTCTCTATTTCTCTCTCTGCCTGATAAAAAGCCTTTCTATTTTCCTTCTCTAAAACACACAGATAAAACATCAATCGATCTAATTTTTCAGTTCGAGATCTCAATCTCAACACCGAATGAAAAAGTGATTGTAGGCAGATAGTAAAGAAAGCTGGAGCAATTAAGGACGTTCGGTAGGGAGCTCGCTATGGGCTCCCAAGGCGGATTCTACCAGTCCAAGGAATTTCTGGATCTGGTCAAGTCCATCGGCGAGGCTCGATCCAAGGCTGAAGAAGACCGGATTGTTCTCAACGAGATCGAGACTCTCAAACGCCGTATCTCCGAGCCCGACATCCCCAAACGCAAGATGAAAGAGTACATCATCAGATTGGTTTACATCGAGATGCTCGGTCATGACGCTTCCTTCGGTTACATTCATGCCGTTAAGATGACTCACGATGACAGTCTCCTCGTCAAACGAACTGGTTACTTGGCCGTTACGCTCTTCTTGAACGAAGATCATGATTTGATCATTTTGATTGTCAATACCATTCAAAAAGATTTGAAGTCTGACAATTACTTGGTGGTCTGCGCGGCCTTGAATGCCGTGTGTAAGTTGATCAATGAGGAGACCATTCCTGCCGTTTTGCCGCAGGTTATGGAGTTGCTCGCACATCCCAAGGAGGCCGTACGGAAGAAGGCCATCATGGCTCTCCATCGCTTTTATCAGAAATCCCCCTCTTCCGTCTCGCATCTTGTCTCCAATTTTCGCAAGGTAGGTCTTTCCATTTTCCATATTCTACTTCTAGGTTTAAGCTAGTTTTATCATTCCTAATGAATATGTTTATGCATTTTAATTTAACCACCAGGCAgctattttatgtgtatttaCCTATTTGAATTCGGAAAAGTGTCTTGTTTGATTTGCTGATAGCGTGGGTACTATAGAGGTCCAAATTTACtgatttttcaattcatttttggATTAGTTTCACAAATCATCATTTTGCTTAAGTTTTATTGAAACTAGATGAATAGTTGTGTCTTATGTGTTGatttcaaatttatcattaatagTAACTCCAAGCTCATGCTAACCGATCTGCTGTCCAACAGAATTACCTTATACATGATACTCAACTAAAACCTCAAATTCTCGAATACCTGCTTTTGTAGAATGACCTTTTTATTAAGGAAGGAAAATAGGAGTAGAGAAACcatatattttaaagaaaatgcCATTGTGCAAGTTTTCAGTGTGTTGTGATTAGTACTTCCATTTTTAGGAAGGTCCATTTTAAGATCTATACCTTGAGAAGTTGAAAAGCTCATCCTAAAAGGGGGAAAAAAAATAGTCTTGATATATTTGTTTGTTACTGTTTCTCAATATATTTTTTCTGGAGGACCATAGACTGTCTCATTTATAGGCTTAAAAGTGGCTTCCTTTCTTTCAGAGGCTTTGTGATAATGATCCTGGAGTTATGGGAGCAACCCTTTGTCCGCTTTTTGAACTTATAGCAAGAGATGTTAATTCTTACAAAGATTTGGTCATCAGCTTTGTAAGCATTCTTAAACAAGTAGCTGAACGCAGACTATCAAAGGCTTATGACTGCCATCAAATGCCAGCTCCATTTATTCAGGTGATGCATCTTTTAGGTTTTACTTGAGTTTTTAGGTGATGCATCTTTTCAATTGACAATGTAGATCATATGACATAGTTGTATTTTGCAGATCAAGTTGCTTAAAATTCTGGCGTTGCTTGGAAGTGGTGACAAGCAAGCAAGTGAAAACATGTATACTGTAGTGGGAGACATATTCCGAAAATGTGATTCATCAAGTAATATAGGAAATGCTGTACTTTATGAGTGCATATGCTGTGTTTCTTCTATATATCCCAATCCCAAGTTATTAGAGTCTGCAGCCGATGTTATATCAAGATTTTTAAAGGTAGCCAATGCTTCTTCTGTGGATATGCTCTATTactagtatttatttatttattctatgtGTTGAATTATGCcatcttttgtttttgtttgcagAGTGACAGTCACAACCTAAAATACATGGGCATTGATGCTCTTGGCCGATTGATAAAGATAAGTCCAGAGATTGCTGAGCAACATCAGCTGGCTGTGATTGATTGCTTAGAGGTTCAGAAGCTTCTTATTTTGAATTCTGTCCTTGGTATTTAGTCTTTGTTTCAGTACTTTATTATGATTTAACTAGTGCAGACTGGGATTATTTATATAGCTTGCTCTatatggtcagatgtaccagttACTTGGTTCCAATAAATGAGAAATGAGATTAAGAGGAAATAGGGGGAATGCTCTTAGAAAATTTAATCTGTCTGGTGTAGATTTTTTTTTCCCCTTGTGTTTTGGCTTGGCTACAAAATTTTGAGTGAATGCTTTTGCTTCTTTATTATGCTATTTTACATGCAGTTGTCATTCTTCATCGCAATTATTTAACATGAGTGCTTTGACACAGGACCCTGATGACACTCTGAAGAGGAAAACTTTtgaactactttacaaaatgaccaagtctacAAATGTGGAGGTTATTGTTGATCGCATGATTGATTACATGATTAGCATTAGTGATAATCATTATAAAACTGAAATAGCATCTCGATGTGTTGAACTTGCGGAGCAATTTGCACCAAGCAATCAGTGGTTCATCCAGGTATTATTTTGACTTCCAGTGGCCAATCTAGTTTCTTAGCTTAGAGTACTGACCGTTCCTGATAATTTTACTCTGCAGACCATGAATAGAGTTTTTGAGCATGCGGGAGATCTGGTCAATATTAAGGTAGCACATAGTTTGATGCGGTTGATTGCTGAGGGATTCGGAGAGGATGATGATAATGCAGATAGTAAATTGAGATCATCTGCTGTAAGTTCATTTGACGATGGCCTTTGCAGGCCCATGCACAACCCAATGTCAACCCTTGCATCATATCTTATTTCCTATAAATTTAACATCTTGCATCTTGTTTGATCTGTTTTTCttccatatttttaattaatttgattctaTTTTAAGTCTGAGAGAAAGAAAAGATCCCCGAAAGCTTGAAACCTTTGGATTTGTAATAGCTTGTGCTTTGTCCATTTTTGTATTGCTGTGAATGGAATTAAACCCAGGGCTTAGCCTAGTTGGTTCATACAGCCATCCTTAAGAGGTGGCATTCAGCAGGTTTGCACTTGAAATTCTAGCACCTGCAACCTATTTTCCTGTTCAAGCATAGCCAAAGTTGAGGATGTCTGTTTTTACTACTAGGAAGTCGCCAACTTATAATTTACAGCATAGGCTTGTGTAACATTTCTGGTTTCAGTGGAAAGCCAAAGATATAATACTCCTTATAATACATAGCATCCATTATTCTTTATCTGAATAATAATTTGAGGATCACCTATGTTTTAACTTGAATTTGTCTGGGTTTTGCATATGTTTTGTTACCTATTAGCCCAGAGGGACATTTATAGTGCAATCTTCACCCTTTTTAATTCATATGTAGCATCTATATTCAAGTTTTACTCTTTTCTTTCTTGGTCCTTTTGTTTTCTTAAGTTTGAATGATTATTTTTTTGGGCAGGTGGAGTCATATTTGCGCATTCTTGGTGAGCCAAAGTTGCCATCTGTTTTCCTTCAGGTATGTTCTTTTGTTTCAAGTATTCTTTCCCCCTTGTATTTCTTGCATGTGGAAGGActaaaatattgattattatcttaattgtgagttttgtTGCAGGTAATCTGTTGGGTATTGGGGGAATATGGAACAGCTGACGGAATGTTCTCTGCTTCTGACATTACTGGGAAGCTGTGTGATGTGGCAGAGGCTTATTCTAATGATGAGACTGTTAAGGTATCAGCTAATATGAATTAATTGTTCTTAGACTAGTTATTACTTATTACCACTTGATGCAAACCTAGATCCTTTTATGTTGACAATCTCGTGGTTAACTGAAAATTTCTTTCGTAATTGTTCTAgaatatttttttgttctttcaatatcTGCAAATCTGAtgatctttcatttatttttgaaGGCATATGCAACTACAGCTCTCATGAAAATATATGCGTTTGAAATAGCAGCTCGTAGGAAAGTAGATATGCTGCCTGAGGTTGGTTCCCAAACACTAGAGGACAAATTTGTTATATGCAAATGCTCATTTATGTTGTTGATGTGTTGCATCCTTTGGTACTTTTATTATCATGTTTTTAGTGAAATGGTCtgaaaataacttaaactacCTGTCTTTTCATGTTTGGTTTTGTGGTTGCTTGGTTGCCTATAAAATGAAAATCTAGTAACATTAGCTAGCAAGGACTTTTAGAGGAATTTGTACTCTAATTAATTAGGCAAAGTTTAACCATGGTTACAACTTGCAACATAACAATGAGATGCCTCAGTCTCTTTCCATATGATTTGGCAATGAAGAAAATAAATCAGGCTTGGGCTGGATGTCAGGCTGGAAGTGTGTTAGCTTTATCTCATTGTATTGATTGTGAAATTTTGTTTGACAACATACTGTCTCTCACTTAGAAGCTGCTGCAGCTGTTAGAAGGGGTTCTACTGTTTAAATAATAATCTTCTCCTTTTCTCTCTCTCTGTGGGGGTTATGTTTGAGCATAAAGGACATAAGTAGAAATTACGATCAAGCTACCTCTTACTAGGTTGTTCTGATGTTGAGATAGTGATAGATGTGAAGAAgggttatatttatatttaggaATAAAGCCTACCAGGTGGAAATCAGCGGTTTGTGATGCCAATTGTGCAGTGTGCTAGTAGTGTGTAAATTGCTGCAAATTTATTGTAACTGGATGGTTATGGAACTTCTAGTGTTGAGATGGAAATTTCTTTATAGTGCTTATTAACTCCAGCAAGCTAGTTAATGCCTGGATATAGAATGCTTAAATGTATAATCATATTCAACTCTTGTAGGGCAACAAATTTGTGGACTGATTTCTCTTATCGCTCTTGATGCAGTGCCAATCTTTAATGGAAGAGTTATTGGCTTCTCACTCAACAGATTTACAGCAACGTGCCTATGAACTGCAAGCAGTGATTGGGCTTGATGCTCATGCTGTTGAGTGTATTATGCCATCAGATGCAAGTTGTGAAGATATTGAGGTGCTTTCTTATCGCATTCTGTTTGTTTAATTTGGTTTCAACGTACAGATTCTCATTTTATCTGATGTTTCTGATGGCTCCTGTTTCAATTTCCTTGTGATGTCTTGTTATAACTTCTGTGGCTTTCTAGCTTAAGATTCAAAGAATAAAATGATATGCTTATGACACTTTTATCCTTACAAGTTGATTGCGTCTTTGACCTCAAGCTCGGGTTGATAAAGCATTTAGTGCTTGAAAATGGTCCGTTCCACTTAAAGTTGTCATATAGAGTTTGAACCTATGATTGATGAATTAAGCATTATCCCTCCTTGATTCTCCAATTCGCTGTAGCACTTCTGTTAAATGTAAATATTGCTATAAAGAAAAGAGTAATTTAATTCCCTTTTGCATCTGTCACCTGCTCCTGCATCGATATACTTGTTGAACATTGCGATAGTTGTGGTGTTGCCTCTTCTATGATTGAGATAATGTTTTTACAAGTAGGTTGCcctgaaaattttgaaaatggacTCTTTGGTGACAAGACTATATGGATATATATACACACTTAGTTTACCTCGTTTTGGCTTTTAGGAGTTCACAGAATTGTCTTGATTTGACTTATAACAATTTATATCTATATGTTCCGTTGAAAGCTTGTGGGAGCTTCAGAATATTCTGTGCTCTGTCAATTGGTTGATATTTTAATCCCTAGCTTTCTACAAAAAGATAGGGTCCATTtagcaaatgaaataaaatttcatGCTTATGTTGGCTATTTGTCTTTTTGGTCCGTTTGTGTTCTGTCAACTGCATCATGGTGGAACGTTCTTTTCTTATTTATATGACTTTTCATGCAAGAGTACAGTCATTGTTGGTTCTGCTTGCAGGTTGATAGAGACCTTTCTTTCCTTAATGATTATATCCAAGAAGCAATAGAAAAAGGTGCTCAGCCCT
It encodes the following:
- the LOC107933487 gene encoding AP-4 complex subunit epsilon — translated: MGSQGGFYQSKEFLDLVKSIGEARSKAEEDRIVLNEIETLKRRISEPDIPKRKMKEYIIRLVYIEMLGHDASFGYIHAVKMTHDDSLLVKRTGYLAVTLFLNEDHDLIILIVNTIQKDLKSDNYLVVCAALNAVCKLINEETIPAVLPQVMELLAHPKEAVRKKAIMALHRFYQKSPSSVSHLVSNFRKRLCDNDPGVMGATLCPLFELIARDVNSYKDLVISFVSILKQVAERRLSKAYDCHQMPAPFIQIKLLKILALLGSGDKQASENMYTVVGDIFRKCDSSSNIGNAVLYECICCVSSIYPNPKLLESAADVISRFLKSDSHNLKYMGIDALGRLIKISPEIAEQHQLAVIDCLEDPDDTLKRKTFELLYKMTKSTNVEVIVDRMIDYMISISDNHYKTEIASRCVELAEQFAPSNQWFIQTMNRVFEHAGDLVNIKVAHSLMRLIAEGFGEDDDNADSKLRSSAVESYLRILGEPKLPSVFLQVICWVLGEYGTADGMFSASDITGKLCDVAEAYSNDETVKAYATTALMKIYAFEIAARRKVDMLPECQSLMEELLASHSTDLQQRAYELQAVIGLDAHAVECIMPSDASCEDIEVDRDLSFLNDYIQEAIEKGAQPYIPESERSGMLNISNFRNQDHHEASSHGLRFEAYELPKPALQSRIPQALIASTEIVPVPEPMYPRESYQTTMPSIPSDAGSAELKLRLEGVQKKWGRPTYTPATSTSNSTSQKTVNGTSQGDGASTVSSMRETYDSRKPQVEVSHEKQKLAASLFGGSSKTEKRPATGHKAAKASSHMVEKSHVPKSSMEVASDKAASAQQPPNLLDLGEPTATSTALQLDPFKQLEGLLDTTEVASAVNGAPAASVSPDIMALYVDTAAGIHNKNDADLLSGLSNPSVTNMPGTTAMPQVTQSSSKRPNPKDSLEKDALVRQMGVNPSSQNPNLFKDLLG